The Lathyrus oleraceus cultivar Zhongwan6 chromosome 5, CAAS_Psat_ZW6_1.0, whole genome shotgun sequence genome includes the window TAAAATTCTGAACATACAAGTGTTATGAACCTACCCTCCAAGTTTGAGCTCGATCCAATGATTAACAAATTCGAAATCGTCGATTTAGTGAGACTGATTGCAGAAAAACGGGAAAAGGTTTCTCAACTCTTTTCTCTATTTTGAATATTTATTTTCTCTCTATCTCTCTTAACCCTAAATTGACCATCTCTACTTAAATAAGTGAAACAAATGAGTTAACCATATTTAGATCTTTCTTCACGGGAGGTCAAACTCAACATGTTTCATAAGGAATTTAATTATCTTTCATTTTTGTTAATTTTTAGTTGATGAGTTAAGTTGTTATCTTCATTTTCCCTTTgtatttttcttttatttatgccatatttatttataaataaataaatataaataacAATATAATATTTATATTACTAAAAAGTAATTTTATACTACAACAAATGCAATTCGCATCAACCTAAGAGCATTTAATTGAAATAATACATATCTCTCTCAATTTAATCAAAAAAAATGGATTCAAACTCAATCATAAATATGTGATAGTGTTAAATCTTTTGAATCTATTGTGATAAATTTTCTCAAAGGttaatttatataaaaaaatacaATTCACATCTCAAAGGCTCTTGAACTTCGCAATTATTGCAATTTAAAACCATAATTATTTCCATAGATCTCCACATATCAACATTCATAACACCTCTACGCTTTCTAGCTAGTTCCTTAACTTTTGAAAACCCGTTTTCCAGCTATTATGGAATACACTGTTAGATTTTTTCAGTTATCGCAACTATTTCACTTTTTGAAAAATTCCTTACACTATTTATTTTTACCGATGATTCCAATTCTTAGTCTTATGATTATCAAAAAAATTGTCTGTATAAATAGTAGGAAACTGAATCTACCCCCAGGTCCAAAACCATGGCCTATTATTGGTAATCTTCCTGAGATACTTGCAAACAAGCCTGTATCTAAATGGATATACAAGATCATGGAAGAATTAAACACCGAAATAGCATGCATCCGTCTCGGAAATGTCCATGTTATACCTATTACTTCCCCAGATCTTGCTTCTGAAATCTTAAAAAAACATGATGCTACTTTTGCATCAAGACCAATAACCATGTCCACTGATATCATCTCCGAAGGTTACGTGACATCAATTGTTGTACCATTTGGAGAACAATGGAAAAAAATGAGGAAAATCATCGCAAGCGAATTGTTCTCTCCCTTAAGACACCAATTCCTTCAAGACAAAAGAAATGAAGAAGCTGACAACCTTATGTGTTATGTCTACAACAATGCTGACCTGGTGAATGTTAGGGTTGCTTCAAGACATTACTGTGGGAATGTGTATAGGAAATATTTTTTCAGTAGAAGGTATTTCGGAAAAGGTGTGGAAGATGGAGGACCTGGTGTTGAAGAAATAGAGCATGTAGATGCTGTTTTTGTATTGCTTAAGCATCTTTATGCTTTCTCTGTATCTGATTATGTTCCATGGTTGAGGGTGGTTGACTGGGATGGACATAAGAGGGAGGTGAAGAAAGGAATGGGTATAATGAAGAAGTATCATGATTCTATTGTTGAAGAGAGATTCAATGAGTGGAATGATGGATCAAAGACCGTTGAAGAGGATCGGTTAGATGTTATGATCTCATTGAAAGATGTCAATGATAATCCATTATTAACATTGAAGGAAGTGAAAGCACAGGTTACGGTAAGACAACACTTACATTACTTCAATactttatattttttgtttttagGAACATGAACCATATATATGCCATAAAAATTGCAGACTTAAAATGATATTATATCAGTTGCAGCACTAATTTTGTTGATGTCATACCTATCGGTCGTGTTTTATAAATCATGTGTTATTGTAATTGGAACTCCAATTTCAATGATGCAATGAACTATAAGATCTATGTCATTTTTTATATGATAATGATACTTATTGATATGATAATTACAGTTAAATGAGAAAACTAAATTGAATCGAatcaaatcaaattaaatcaTGCTAAAAATCCACTTGAACCGAAGAAAACCATTTTAATTTACTAAGAATCGAACCGAATCAAAATTATTGGTTTGATATACCATTGCAAAATGCCAAACTGTATCGAATCGTTAGAAGATAATTTTCTCAAACCGAACAATTTGTTAAAAAACCGAAACGTTAAActattttttgatttttttttaaaatgtaaAGCTTGTTTTTAGTATTTTTCGTTTTCAATTTCGGTTCGGTTCAGAATTAATTTCAATTCGATTTATTTAATATATGATTCGGTTCTAGAACTATTTATGGAACGTGGTTCGGTTGACTGACCAAACATAATGGTTTATTTTAACCTTAGTTCATTTCTGTTCGGGCAATTCAGTTTAGTTCGTGGTTTTCTTGAACAGTTCTAGCTGCTAATACGGAAAATTAATCACATGACTATTCATATTTCTAGAACATGAATCAATCTTCCTCATCATTGATTCTTACTTTTTCGACTTTAATTATctcatcacttttatttttcttaCAAAGATCCATTTTTTCTCTAATTACTTTTCTCTCAGCTTTAACTATGTTTTCTTTTTTTCATAATTCTTTTATCAATTATTATAAACTTAATTGATTTTTATTAGCGAACAATTTAactaattttatttttatatatatatatatatatatatatatatatatatatatatatatatatatatatatatatatatatatatatatatatttaaatgtaTCGTATTCTAAATAATTGAATAATTAATGTATCATCCTATCAAAATGTCTGTGATTCGTTTGAGTCATGTTTATTAGATTATTTTCTTCAAAATCAAAATTTGATAACTCCAAAACTCAAATTTcttcttaaataataaaaaatctTAACTTTGAACGATATCAACTACGATCTTCTAATTAAAATTTATGCCACAATGACTGCAATAGCACTTTCACAACTGCAACCACAATTTAAAAT containing:
- the LOC127080560 gene encoding isoleucine N-monooxygenase 1, with protein sequence MIPILSLMIIKKIVCINSRKLNLPPGPKPWPIIGNLPEILANKPVSKWIYKIMEELNTEIACIRLGNVHVIPITSPDLASEILKKHDATFASRPITMSTDIISEGYVTSIVVPFGEQWKKMRKIIASELFSPLRHQFLQDKRNEEADNLMCYVYNNADLVNVRVASRHYCGNVYRKYFFSRRYFGKGVEDGGPGVEEIEHVDAVFVLLKHLYAFSVSDYVPWLRVVDWDGHKREVKKGMGIMKKYHDSIVEERFNEWNDGSKTVEEDRLDVMISLKDVNDNPLLTLKEVKAQVTELILAVVDNPSNIVEWTLAEMINRPELIQKATKELDEIVGKNRLVQEYDIPKLNFVKACARESLRLHPTMAFNVPHVSMNDTVVGSYFIPKGSHVIIGRDGLGRNPQVWKEPYEYKPERHLKNDGSDVTLTEPNLKYLSFGAGRRSCPGVMLGTTMTVMQLARLLHGFTWSAPADTSGINLVEAEDDMFLAEPLLAVAKPRLALSLYNFL